Proteins found in one Kluyveromyces marxianus DMKU3-1042 DNA, complete genome, chromosome 2 genomic segment:
- the URN1 gene encoding Urn1p yields MSQWKRFKDPSGSYYYFNAVTKVSSRNKPKEYEAWEQQKQALTSPVFCLPLCNSWHLVICFNGSKFYYNGDTGVSQMKLADEESETLLGKMDRSLLSLLVGVARGFTPRDGRDVYQEVYNMLVELARENKGVAEAQELETQDSEAQELETQKLETQELETQKPEAPEKPQNVLISGYLSSSDDEDEDEDEAEDEGERSDNAPDAESPEKEHANEMVFMDLLNDKDIDPYSTWPLQAKKLLDDPRYHLIPDEKREELFQEWCTQRFEQQKNTPQEEHHPDGDGNDDDESTDLNPTKYHYLAHIISKATITPTTIFSDIKKENKRLFKKLQINDQLSKKEQEQFTSKILAYYKRMDLAEREKVFKTIIKRKLNFPPKSDHLSSLVLKETPTDSFELETQLLEIENELLILDEQKNSSIQNEVMYYVLGIKDKLHALKQVLKDNYSI; encoded by the coding sequence ATGAGCCAGTGGAAGAGATTTAAGGACCCCAGTGGGAGCTATTACTATTTCAATGCGGTGACCAAAGTATCAAGCAGAAACAAACCTAAGGAATACGAGGCCTGGGAGCAGCAGAAACAGGCATTGACGAGCCCTGTGTTCTGTCTACCGCTATGCAATTCGTGGCACTTGGTTATATGCTTCAATGGGTCCAAATTCTATTATAATGGGGACACCGGAGTGTCGCAGATGAAACTTGCGGATGAAGAGAGCGAGACGCTTTTAGGCAAGATGGATCGTTCTCTGCTTTCGTTGTTGGTGGGAGTTGCGCGCGGGTTCACGCCTCGGGACGGGCGTGACGTGTACCAGGAAGTGTACAACATGTTGGTGGAATTGGCGAGAGAAAACAAGGGAGTGGCCGAGGCTCAGGAGCTTGAAACTCAGGATTCTGAGGCTCAGGAGCTTGAAACCCAGAAGCTTGAAACCCAGGAGCTTGAAACCCAGAAACCCGAGGCCCCGGAGAAACCACAGAACGTCCTCATAAGCGGGtatctctcttcttcagacgacgaagatgaagatgaagatgaagctgAAGACGAGGGTGAAAGAAGCGACAACGCCCCAGATGCGGAATCCCCTGAAAAAGAACACGCCAATGAAATGGTCTTCATGGACTTGCTCAATGACAAAGATATCGATCCATACTCCACCTGGCCTCTCCAGGCTAAGAAACTATTGGATGACCCTCGTTATCATCTGATACCAGACGAAAAACGGGAAGAGCTATTCCAAGAATGGTGCACACAGCGCTTCGagcaacaaaaaaatacccCACAAGAAGAACACCACCCGGATGGTGATGGAaacgacgatgatgaaagtACAGATCTCAATCCAACCAAATATCATTACTTGGCTCACATAATATCAAAGGCAACTATAACTCCAACTACCATATTCTCTGATAttaagaaggaaaataaaaggTTATTCAAAAAGCTACAGATAAATGACCAACTCTCCaaaaaggaacaagagCAATTCACTTCAAAGATCTTAGCGTATTATAAACGCATGGATCTCGCTGAGCGTGAAAAAGTATTCAAAACCATAATTAAGCGCAAACTAAATTTCCCACCAAAATCGGACCATTTGTCTTCTCTAGTCTTGAAGGAGACACCAACCGACTCTTTCGAACTAGAGACTCAATTGCTcgaaattgaaaatgaacTACTTATCCTCGATGAGCAAAAAAATTCATCTATCCAAAATGAAGTTATGTATTACGTTTTAGGCATTAAAGATAAATTGCACGCACTAAAACAGGTACTGAAGGATAATTACTCTATATAA
- the PRE9 gene encoding proteasome core particle subunit alpha 3 — translation MGSRRYDSRTTIFSPEGRLYQVEYALESISHAGTAIGIMTEKGIVLAAERKVTSKLLEQDTSSEKLYKLNDNITVAVAGLTADAEILINTARVQAQNYLKTYNEEIPVEMLVRRLSDLKQGYTQHGGLRPFGVSFIYAGYDDRYGYQLYTSNPSGNYSGWKAISVGANTQAAQTLLQMDYKDDITLEGAVELALKTLSKTTDASALTYERLEFATISKDSEGNIRQKIYKPTEIAALLEKTEIVKKDEEEE, via the coding sequence ATGGGATCCAGAAGATACGATTCTAGGACAACTATTTTCTCGCCCGAGGGCAGATTGTATCAAGTTGAGTATGCATTAGAGTCTATTTCGCATGCTGGTACGGCGATTGGGATTATGACAGAGAAAGGGATTGTGCTAGCGGCAGAACGGAAGGTAACATCTAAGCTTTTAGAGCAGGACACGTCGAGTGAGAAGTTGTACAAGTTGAACGACAACATTACGGTTGCGGTTGCAGGGTTGACAGCAGATGCTGAGATTCTAATAAATACGGCGAGAGTGCAGGCGCAGAACTACTTGAAGACGTACAACGAGGAGATTCCAGTTGAGATGTTGGTGAGAAGGCTTTCTGATTTGAAGCAGGGGTACACGCAGCACGGTGGGCTCAGACCGTTTGGTGTTTCGTTCATCTATGCCGGGTATGATGACAGATATGGGTACCAATTGTACACGTCGAATCCATCTGGGAATTATTCGGGGTGGAAGGCGATTTCTGTTGGTGCGAACACGCAAGCGGCTCAGACGTTGCTCCAGATGGACTACAAGGACGACATTACCTTGGAGGGCGCCGTGGAACTTGCGTTGAAGACGTTGTCGAAGACTACAGATGCGAGTGCGTTGACGTATGAGAGGTTGGAATTCGCCACGATCAGCAAGGATTCCGAGGGTAACATACGCCAAAAGATCTACAAGCCTACCGAGATTGCTGCACTATTGGAGAAGACCGAGATAGTCAAGAAGgatgaggaggaggagTAG
- the MAY24 gene encoding May24p, giving the protein MKTFFLTGDIPVGYKIPKFPSLYWPIGNDKFNVAYLYYLPDIWRFTVFWTMIFFAAVYGSAGVIAWMTHKNLLFGIWVVPFYILIGLVQAFVSGTVAGIVLAIIYKAGLFSMTTWIPFCCGALQILFNVSTSYSMTSPII; this is encoded by the exons ATGAA AACATTCTTCCTCACGGGCGACATCCCGGTCGGATACAAGATCCCCAAGTTCCCATCGTTGTACTGGCCCATCGGAAACGACAAGTTCAACGTCGCATACCTATACTACTTGCCAGACATATGGAGGTTCACCGTCTTCTGGACCATGATCTTCTTCGCAGCTGTGTACGGCTCAGCAGGCGTCATCGCCTGGATGACCCACAAAAACCTCCTATTCGGCATCTGGGTAGTGCCTTTCTACATACTGATAGGCCTCGTCCAGGCCTTCGTCTCGGGCACCGTCGCAGGCATTGTCCTGGCCATCATCTATAAAGCCGGTCTCTTCTCGATGACCACATGGATCCCCTTCTGCTGCGGCGCCTTGCAGATCTTGTTCAACGTCAGCACCAGTTACTCCATGACCAGTCCCATCATATAG
- the PIN3 gene encoding SH3 domain-containing protein, which produces MPSVEESVATIKAELKYLKEQGALDESAYRDIESLLPRPAPKPVESSNMSQNLEVVEALYAFAPQQEGDLALQPNDRIEILEKLSPEWYKGRCNGKVGVFPSNYVKPVEKREVVVNRPIPAPVPTPPQYAAYTPPPPQQQQQQQPTQPFPPQFSGYYQQPPPPQQQMQPYVQQYPQAQVVQQQPVPQQQGSGSGGSDALKKFGSKLGNAAIFGAGATIGSDLVNSIF; this is translated from the coding sequence atgCCATCAGTTGAAGAGAGTGTTGCGACTATTAAGGCCGAGTTGAAGTATTTGAAGGAGCAAGGGGCCTTGGACGAGTCGGCATACAGAGATATCGAGTCGTTGCTTCCCAGACCAGCACCAAAGCCAGTTGAATCGAGTAATATGAGCCAGAACTTGGAAGTGGTGGAAGCATTGTATGCGTTTGCGCCTCAGCAAGAGGGTGATTTGGCTTTGCAGCCAAACGATCGGATTGAGATCTTGGAGAAGCTCAGTCCTGAGTGGTACAAGGGTAGATGTAACGGGAAGGTTGGTGTGTTTCCTTCGAACTACGTGAAGCCGGTGGAGAAGCGTGAGGTGGTTGTGAACAGGCCTATTCCTGCGCCAGTGCCCACGCCTCCACAATACGCAGCATAcacaccaccaccaccacagcagcaacagcagcaacaacctACACAGCCCTTCCCACCACAGTTTAGCGGGTACTACCAACAGCCACCACCACCTCAGCAGCAGATGCAGCCCTACGTGCAGCAATACCCTCAGGCCCAGGTTGTGCAGCAACAGCCTGTGCCCCAGCAGCAGGGCAGCGGCAGCGGTGGGTCTGATGCTCTGAAGAAGTTTGGTAGCAAGTTGGGTAACGCAGCCATTTTCGGTGCCGGTGCCACTATTGGTTCTGATCTTGTGAACAGCATCTTCTGA
- the NCA2 gene encoding Nca2p, which translates to MLNESLIAQRLNHVTESLEVQFALWGRDSEVSQSRLSLPLNEFVLELKQEADQVAHAINSNARHNIRWDSLQDKLSTLNAQLSHPEGQKNAGVIGTGADAEANTESNAPANAHAHVHAGSGSGMHVPMSPVSSDTDKYLLETIVQYMDILQFYHKMQLSMDHYHALVETKDYYSKLRGSVWKYTVIPLQFWRHGFQVSTLKSMFTAKTMKVGDLVNAKDLLATPTRLINYHMDDVSKKLTSEIDALLVSTGEQLSQFESASQAPSESQLSHTNSNSLNIVMSQIQSISKLEFSIPADIRIPPWYERQWFQLSFVSLYGPTLLRRLVQNGQSMWQLVSQGAYQFVSGLVENWIWTPLTQIWDTISYDSGNLLVTSPENLTSELNSLIRMIVEFLRDRSEHAGSSIDVDELTRQIMDGNLQQFMQIYEHQIESPVRSILFDNMARSLLIQLQKVKVDGSMAMNGINRLLKSQQLLFSIVSLMPALIIVWALRNFVLSTISSGVEWAKNVEHTKYVINRSLNEVERILNVSESRGALESHDEQMKSLALLNLEIATLRMVMAKYLPKGYRSIWMRDCNDLGDHKLTNEAKVQVINRIHHMYGKFM; encoded by the coding sequence ATGCTTAACGAATCGTTGATAGCTCAGCGGCTAAATCATGTTACCGAATCGTTAGAAGTTCAGTTTGCCCTTTGGGGAAGGGATAGCGAGGTGTCCCAGTCGAGACTTTCTTTGCCGCTAAACGAGTTTGTGCTTGAGTTAAAACAGGAAGCTGACCAAGTGGCGCATGCAATTAACAGCAACGCAAGACATAACATACGCTGGGACTCGTTACAGGACAAATTGTCCACTCTTAACGCACAACTCAGCCATCCCGAGGGACAAAAAAATGCGGGCGTCATCGGTACAGGCGCGGATGCGGAAGCAAATACGGAATCAAATGCGCCTGCAAATGCACATGCACATGTACATGCAGGTTCAGGTTCAGGTATGCATGTTCCCATGTCACCCGTGAGTTCGGACACAGACAAGTATCTATTAGAGACGATTGTCCAGTACATGGACATTTTACAATTCTATCACAAGATGCAATTGTCCATGGACCACTACCATGCGCTTGTAGAGACAAAAGATTACTACTCGAAGCTAAGGGGCTCAGTATGGAAGTACACGGTAATTCCTCTTCAATTTTGGAGACACGGGTTCCAAGTTTCTACTCTTAAAAGTATGTTTACCGCCAAGACCATGAAAGTAGGAGACCTAGTAAACGCGAAGGACCTCTTGGCTACCCCTACAAGGCTAATAAACTACCACATGGACGATGTTTCCAAAAAACTCACATCTGAGATCGATGCTCTATTGGTATCTACTGGGGAGCAATTGTCCCAGTTTGAAAGTGCAAGCCAAGCTCCAAGCGAGTCACAATTGTCCCACACAAACTCAAACTCTTTGAACATTGTCATGTCACAGATCCAGTCCATCTCTAAACTTGAGTTTTCCATACCGGCAGACATTCGTATCCCACCGTGGTACGAGAGACAATGGTTCCAATTGTCCTTTGTCTCGTTGTATGGACCCACTTTATTGAGAAGGCTTGTACAAAACGGACAATCGATGTGGCAACTCGTGTCCCAAGGCGCTTACCAATTTGTCTCGGGGCTCGTGGAAAACTGGATATGGACACCGCTCACGCAAATCTGGGACACAATCAGCTACGACTCCGGTAACCTCCTAGTGACGAGCCCGGAAAATTTGACATCGGAATTGAACTCATTAATCCGGATGATCGTGGAGTTTCTCCGAGACCGCTCTGAACATGCGGGGTCCAGCATCGACGTAGACGAGTTGACAAGGCAGATCATGGACGGGAACTTGCAGCAGTTCATGCAGATCTACGAGCACCAGATAGAAAGTCCGGTCAGAAGCATATTGTTTGACAACATGGCACGTTCGCTGTTGATCCAGTTGCAGAAAGTGAAGGTGGATGGATCCATGGCGATGAATGGGATCAACAGGCTATTGAAATCGCAACAGCTCTTGTTTTCGATTGTATCGCTAATGCCAGCGTTGATAATTGTGTGGGCATTGCGGAACTTTGTGCTAAGCACGATATCGTCTGGTGTGGAGTGGGCGAAGAACGTGGAACACACCAAGTACGTGATAAACAGGTCGCTGAACGAGGTTGAGAGAATACTAAACGTTTCTGAATCGCGCGGCGCGCTCGAGTCGCACGACGAACAGATGAAGAGCCTAGCTTTGCTCAATTTGGAGATCGCCACGCTAAGAATGGTGATGGCGAAGTACCTTCCAAAGGGATACAGGTCGATCTGGATGCGCGATTGCAACGATCTCGGGGACCACAAGCTCACAAACGAGGCCAAGGTCCAAGTAATCAATAGAATTCATCACATGTATGGCAAATTTATGTAA
- the TPO3 gene encoding MFS transporter produces the protein MDNEELQSIDSYEEQFPQSYVPAEPTPYDGAGTGSGTEQGSSHLRLVPTETVKSLQDMGLTSDVPIPDVNAPTFSVSKNAIFPEEYTLETPTGLVPVATLHSIGRTPTVISRTRTRQIDRQDGSSSIDDKNEEEGDDEFPSHLDKDIEFVTFVTNDPQNPHNWPLWVRWTYTILLSILVISVAYGSACITGGLFTVEDKFHVSEEVAILSCSLMVIGFSLGPLIWSPVSDLFGRRVAYFISLGLYVIFNIPCALAKNIGTLLVCRFLCGVWSSSGLCLVGGSIADMFPAETRGRAIAFFAYAPYCGPVFGPLVNGFISVSTKRMDLIFWVNMAFAGVMWIITSCIPETYAPVILKRRAKRLRVELSNPKIMTEQEAQGMSVSEMVRECLLRPLYFAATEPVLDLMCFYVCLIYSLLYAFFFAYPVIFGKLYGYKDNLIGLMFIPILIGASGALATTSYCESKYVALTHKRKPTPEDRLVGAMIGAPFAAIALWILGATSYKHIIWVGPASSGLAFGYGMVLIYYSLNNYIIDCYAMYASSALATKVFLRSAGGAAFPLFTSQMYDRLGLQWASWLLAFISTAMIAIPFAFYYYGKTLRSKLSKKDYSADAM, from the coding sequence ATGGACAACGAGGAATTGCAATCGATAGATTCCTATGAGGAGCAATTTCCTCAATCATATGTACCTGCAGAGCCAACCCCATACGATGGTGCTGGCACTGGCAGTGGTACAGAACAGGGCAGCAGTCACTTGAGGCTTGTCCCCACAGAGACAGTGAAGTCTTTACAGGATATGGGTCTTACCTCCGACGTTCCTATTCCTGATGTGAATGCCCCCACATTTTCTGTTTCGAAGAACGCCATCTTTCCAGAAGAATATACATTAGAAACGCCTACAGGTTTAGTTCCTGTTGCTACGTTGCATTCTATCGGTAGAACGCCGACAGTAATCTCGAGGACTAGAACCAGACAAATTGATAGACAGGATGGTTCTAGCAGTATCGATGATaaaaacgaagaagaaggagacGATGAGTTCCCTAGCCACCTGGATAAGGATATCGAGTTCGTTACCTTTGTTACAAACGATCCCCAAAATCCTCACAACTGGCCTCTGTGGGTCCGTTGGACGTATACCATCTTGCTATCCATTCTTGTGATTTCTGTTGCTTACGGTTCAGCTTGTATCACAGGTGGTTTGTTCACCGTGGAAGACAAGTTCCACGTCAGCGAAGAAGTCGCTATTTTGTCATGTTCATTGATGGTCATTGGTTTCTCATTGGGTCCATTGATTTGGTCTCCAGTGTCTGATCTATTTGGTAGACGTGTTGCCTACTTCATTTCTCTTGGACTTTATgttattttcaatattcCATGCGCTTTAGCCAAAAACATTGGTACTCTTTTAGTGTGTCGTTTCCTTTGCGGTGTGtggtcttcttctggtcTATGTCTCGTTGGTGGGTCCATTGCTGATATGTTCCCAGCTGAAACTCGTGGTAGAGCAATTGCCTTCTTCGCTTATGCCCCATACTGTGGTCCGGTGTTTGGCCCCTTGGTTAATGGGTTTATCTCAGTTTCAACCAAGAGAATGGACCTAATCTTTTGGGTGAACATGGCATTTGCTGGTGTAATGTGGATTATTACCTCTTGCATCCCAGAAACTTATGCTCCAGTTATCTTGAAGAGAAGGGCAAAGCGTTTAAGAGTGGAACTTTCCAACCCTAAGATCATGACTGAACAAGAAGCTCAAGGTATGTCTGTTTCAGAGATGGTTCGTGAGTGTTTGTTAAGACCTTTGTACTTTGCTGCTACAGAACCAGTCCTTGACTTGATGTGCTTCTACGTTTGTCTAATTTACTCTTTGCTATATGCCTTTTTCTTCGCTTACCCAGTTATCTTTGGTAAACTATACGGTTACAAGGATAATCTCATTGGGTTAATGTTCATTCCAATTTTGATCGGGGCCTCTGGTGCATTGGCCACCACATCTTACTGCGAGTCGAAATACGTGGCTTTGACACACAAGCGTAAGCCAACACCAGAAGATCGTTTAGTCGGTGCCATGATCGGTGCTCCATTTGCTGCCATCGCATTATGGATCTTGGGTGCTACTTCGTACAAACACATCATTTGGGTTGGTCCAGCTTCTTCTGGGTTAGCCTTTGGTTACGGTATGGTGCTTATCTACTATTCCTTGAACAATTATATCATCGACTGTTACGCAATGTACGCTTCTAGTGCTCTAGCTACTAAGGTGTTCTTGCGTTCTGCTGGTGGTGCCGCTTTCCCATTATTTACCAGCCAAATGTATGATCGTTTGGGATTGCAATGGGCTTCGTGGTTACTTGCATTCATTTCTACTGCAATGATCGCCATTCCATTTGCCTTTTACTACTATGGTAAAACCTTAAGATCCAAGTTATCGAAGAAGGATTACTCTGCCGATGCTATGTGA
- the CBF2 gene encoding Cbf2p, with amino-acid sequence MAKIESLLKELPTRTAHLYRSIWHKYTQWLQEQNQDEVANDLEYVLSYKLITTYIVSHDDISKDPSLVCEALIWFARALEVDEQTVTQLREWLHCLVKVLSYDSSNMVHVLQKISINLWNPNTDSLQSKHFKTCQDKLKLLLDFQWKFSTNLSFEDRTSVSLKEIKCIHDPENRKCGLAHTSQPNFVLIPNFDSPFTCPVFTMAVYYYLRFQGVKKYYKGDGYDVLSEFEHIPIIRGKSLDQYPRELTVGNWYPTIFKYCELPYTKKNWFQRNPEWPEFPDMSKIRSTPLERSSRGQGQNESGVSFTDSDSGSDTEYTFGIPNFMIEKMNRSKFQPCPNVRIQLFPTDLPANLQPVFDLLNSVLVTNLPLLYKVFPSHDIFMDPTLKTPQNIAFLMGNRTLDIESQQSILSMVIDKKGIASELAPTLIKSDPNENGLLTYRSPEVPENITNSLDEIKSELQNMIQLQSSVGFSQLITVLLEIFQKLDIKRSSKQFVIELLQSCKNDMKRALSNPDPNYILLKSDDNGNNLGALNDSSPELENENNIFESMDEQGPLRKKSRPNYAEDPPSDDENMEELAQLVNQLITRKLNENLAQQTDRIISSIQPMLRDMVREEISLALNTSNTEHYSESNNDTKEKTSNKSKNSISPSFSTENDFEMKPECNDIQSIILEWFTPNPECVHSMNKKYGNKWRLSDPNKSLYKMRKPIVQYYIHLINEEKLNKFDAFKRLELLLDRYGTIQTLSEILESEKKNSYASVT; translated from the coding sequence ATGGCTAAAATTGAATCTCTACTCAAGGAATTGCCTACGAGGACGGCGCATTTGTACCGCAGTATATGGCATAAATACACTCAGTGGCTTCAGGAACAGAATCAGGATGAAGTCGCCAATGATCTCGAGTATGTTCTCTCCTATAAACTCATCACGACGTATATCGTGTCTCATGACGATATATCCAAGGATCCTAGTCTTGTGTGCGAGGCATTGATATGGTTTGCTCGCGCGTTGGAGGTTGATGAACAAACCGTCACCCAGCTTCGAGAATGGTTGCATTGCCTCGTGAAAGTGTTGAGTTATGACTCTTCGAACATGGTTCATGTGTTACAGAAAATATCGATCAATCTTTGGAATCCAAACACGGATTCTTTGCAATCGAAACACTTCAAGACATGCCAAGATAAACTAAAATTGCTGCTTGATTTCCAATGGAAGTTCAGCACCAATCTCTCATTCGAAGATAGAACTTCCGTTTCGTTAAAAGAAATTAAGTGCATTCATGATCCAGAAAATAGAAAGTGTGGGTTGGCTCATACAAGCCAGCCCAACTTCGTGCTTATACCAAACTTTGACTCTCCATTCACCTGCCCCGTCTTTACAATGGCagtgtattattatttacGTTTTCAAGGCGTTAAAAAATACTATAAAGGGGATGGCTACGACGTTCTATCAGAGTTCGAGCATATACCTATCATTAGAGGCAAATCCTTAGATCAATATCCAAGAGAATTGACGGTCGGAAATTGGTATCCAACAATATTTAAGTATTGTGAACTTCCTtataccaaaaaaaactggTTCCAAAGAAACCCAGAGTGGCCTGAATTTCCAGATATGAGCAAGATTCGCTCTACTCCTCTGGAAAGATCATCACGAGGTCAAGGTCAAAATGAATCTGGTGTTTCCTTTACTGATTCGGATTCAGGTTCTGATACAGAATATACATTCGGTATTCCTAATTTTATGATCGAAAAAATGAATCGTTCAAAATTTCAACCATGTCCTAATGTTCGCATTCAACTCTTCCCAACGGATCTACCTGCCAACCTTCAGCCTGTTTTTGATCTTCTAAATTCTGTCCTTGTGACTaatcttcctcttctttacAAAGTTTTCCCAAGCCATGATATCTTTATGGACCCAACACTCAAAACTCCACAAAACATTGCTTTCCTAATGGGAAACAGAACTCTGGACATTGAGTCCCAACAAAGCATACTCTCAATGGTAATAGATAAGAAGGGTATCGCCTCTGAGCTAGCACCTACCTTGATTAAGTCGGATCCCAATGAAAACGGCTTGTTGACATACCGCAGTCCAGAAGTTCCTGAGAATATAACGAATTCGCTGGACGAAATTAAATCAGAATTACAAAATATGATACAATTACAGTCATCTGTGGGATTTTCGCAACTTATCACAGTTTTATTGGagatttttcaaaaattggaCATCAAAAGATCAAGTAAGCAGTTCGTTATTGAGCTACTACAATCGTGTAAAAACGATATGAAAAGGGCTCTTAGTAACCCAGATCCAAACTATATATTGCTGAAAAGCGATGATAACGGGAATAATCTTGGTGCATTAAATGACTCTTCGCCAGAGCTAGAAAATgagaataatatatttgaatCAATGGATGAACAAGGGCCATTGAGGAAAAAATCTAGGCCGAACTACGCAGAAGATCCTCCTTCAGATGACGAAAATATGGAAGAACTTGCTCAACTTGTTAATCAACTTATCACCAGGAAACTAAATGAGAACTTGGCACAGCAAACAGATCGAATCATTAGTTCAATACAACCAATGTTAAGGGATATGGTTCGTGAGGAAATTTCACTTGCTTTAAACACCTCTAATACAGAGCATTATTCCGAGAGTAATAATGATACTAAAGAGAAAACTAGCaataaaagtaaaaatTCTATTAGTCCTTCTTTTAGTACTGaaaatgattttgaaatGAAACCAGAGTGCAATGATATACAATCTATTATTCTCGAATGGTTCACACCAAATCCAGAATGTGTTCATTCGATGAATAAAAAGTACGGTAATAAATGGCGGCTTTCGGATCCAAATAAATCTCTCTATAAGATGAGAAAACCAATCGTTCAATATTACATTCATTTGATTAATGAAGAGAAACTCAATAAATTTGATGCTTTCAAGAGATTGGAATTACTTCTTGATCGCTATGGGACTATTCAAACATTATCGGAAATCCTGGAgtcagaaaagaagaattcttaTGCATCGGTCACGTGA
- the VPS62 gene encoding vacuolar protein sorting-associated protein 62 gives MEVFLLLCLLFSATVTAVYLNDPFTNLNFTPPIKSPNELLRHERSLADGEIPDYVLDNCPLIHLYSEERYFPGDIASFLPHFRLATGNNETLIDKPLKISDLKSKYKVSGEEYSSDSLYLDTTERFEEDPSWLLGTHPEYGTGLTRDASSILIAVDKGNGWVDAYWFYFYPFNLGPFIMGYGPWGNHIGDWEHSLVRFYKGQPQYIWMSAHGGGASYTYNCIEKKDRWKVTPDGKFDKTQVIKRPLLFSARGTHANYASVGQHAHDVPFFFSALSDFTDRGPLWDPSLRFYGFTYDGHAFHEKKGQNIGTSWLYFLGHWGNKKLKASDPRQKWCPVQWRYIDGPRGPAAKNLVRTALCERSKWWNFWHGCPVRRMIKRGQGLDAERNDLVGDNCGIALYRIRPKWLRSLLRLITWRGAFCFFMDYFTG, from the coding sequence ATGGAGGTGTTTCTATTGCTCTGTTTGCTTTTCAGTGCAACAGTTACAGCTGTGTACTTAAACGACCCTTTCACAAACCTTAATTTTACGCCCCCTATCAAATCACCTAATGAGCTCTTAAGGCATGAGCGATCACTAGCGGATGGTGAAATACCAGATTATGTCCTAGATAACTGCCCGTTGATTCATTTGTATAGTGAGGAGAGGTATTTTCCTGGAGATATTGCATCATTTTTGCCGCATTTTAGACTAGCTACTGGCAATAATGAGACGCTAATCGACAAGCCATTAAAGATATCAGATCttaaatcaaaatataagGTATCAGGAGAAGAATATTCCAGTGACTCTTTATATTTGGACACTACGGAACGATTTGAAGAGGATCCCTCGTGGCTATTAGGAACTCATCCTGAATACGGAACAGGTTTAACAAGAGATGCGTCATCGATTTTGATTGCCGTCGACAAAGGGAATGGCTGGGTTGATGCCTATTGGTTTTACTTTTATCCATTCAACTTGGGTCCTTTTATAATGGGGTATGGGCCATGGGGTAATCACATAGGAGACTGGGAACATTCATTAGTTCGTTTTTACAAGGGGCAACCGCAGTATATTTGGATGAGTGCACATGGAGGAGGGGCTAGTTACACATACAACTGcatagaaaagaaggatagATGGAAAGTGACGCCAGATGGAAAGTTTGACAAAACTCAAGTCATTAAACGGCCATTGCTATTTAGTGCAAGAGGAACACATGCTAACTATGCAAGTGTTGGACAACACGCTCATGACgttcctttctttttcagtGCCTTAAGTGATTTTACGGACAGAGGACCTCTATGGGATCCATCCTTAAGGTTTTATGGGTTTACATATGATGGCCATGCTTTCCACGAAAAGAAAGGCCAGAATATTGGTACTTCATGGTTGTACTTTTTAGGCCATTGGGGTAATAAGAAATTAAAAGCATCAGATCCCAGACAAAAATGGTGTCCAGTTCAATGGAGATACATAGATGGTCCAAGAGGTCCAGCAGCAAAAAATCTAGTTAGAACCGCGCTCTGTGAAAGGAGCAAATGGTGGAACTTTTGGCATGGATGTCCTGTTAGGAGAATGATCAAAAGAGGTCAGGGCTTAGACGCAGAGAGAAATGACCTCGTTGGTGACAATTGCGGAATAGCACTCTATAGAATCAGACCAAAATGGTTAAGATCACTCCTTCGGTTGATCACTTGGAGAGGGGcattctgtttcttcatgGATTACTTTACAGGCTAG